From a single Tursiops truncatus isolate mTurTru1 chromosome 20, mTurTru1.mat.Y, whole genome shotgun sequence genomic region:
- the LOC101327435 gene encoding heterogeneous nuclear ribonucleoproteins A2/B1-like isoform X2 codes for MEREEEQFRKLFIGSLSFETTEESLRNYYKQWGKLTDCVVMRDPASKRSRGFGFVTFSSMAEVDAAMAARPHSIDGKVVEPKRAVAREESGKPGAHVTVKKLFVCGIKEDTEEHHLRDYFEEYGKIYAVEIITDRQSGKKRGFGFVTFDDHDPVDKLVLQKYHPINGHNAKVKKALSRQEMQEVQSSRSGRGGNFGFGDSRGGGGNFGPGPGSNFRGGSDGYGSGRGFGVGYNGYGGGPGGNYGSGNYNDFGNYNQQPSNYGPMKSGHFGGSRNMGGPYGEGNYGPGGGNYGPGGGSGGYGGRRRY; via the exons atggagagagaagaggaacaaTTCCGTAAACTCTTTATTGGTAGCTTGAGCTTTGAAACTACAGAAGAAAGTTTGAGGAACTACTACAAGCAGTGGGGAAAACTTACAGATTGTGTGGTAATGAGGGATCCTGCAAGCAAAAGATCAAGAGGATTTGGTTTTGTAACTTTTTCATCCATGGCTGAGGTTGATGCCGCCATGGCTGCAAGACCTCATTCAATTGATGGGAAAGTGGTTGAGCCAAAACGTGCTGTTGCAAGAGAGGAATCTGGAAAGCCAGGGGCTCATGTCACTGTGAAGAAGCTGTTTGTATGTGGAATTAAAGAAGATACTGAGGAACATCATCTTAGAGATTACTTTGAGGAATATGGAAAAATTTATGCCGTTGAGATAATTACCGATAGGCAGTCTGGAAAGAAAAGAGGCTTTGGGTTTGTTACTTTTGATGACCATGATCCTGTGGATAAGCTTGTGTTGCAGAAATACCATCCTATCAATGGTCATAATGCAAAAGTAAAGAAGGCTTTATCTAGACAAGAAATGCAGGAAGTCCAAAGTTCTAGAAGTGGAAGAGGAGGCAACTTTGGTTTTGGAGATTCTCGTGGTGGTGGTGGAAATTTTGGACCAGGACCAGGAAGTAACTTCAGAGGAGGATCTGATGGATATGGAAGTGGTCGTGGATTTGGAGTTGGCTATAATGGGTATGGAGGAGGACCTGGAG GAAATTATGGAAGTGGAAATTATAATGATTTTGGAAATTATAACCAGCAACCTTCTAACTATGGTCCAATGAAGAGTGGACACTTTGGTGGTAGCAGAAACATGGGAGGACCGTATGGTGAAGGAAACTATGGTCCAGGTGGAGGAAACTATGGTCCAGGTGGAGGAAGTGGGGGGTATGGAGGGAGAAGACGATATTGA
- the LOC101327435 gene encoding heterogeneous nuclear ribonucleoproteins A2/B1-like isoform X1, with product MEREEEQFRKLFIGSLSFETTEESLRNYYKQWGKLTDCVVMRDPASKRSRGFGFVTFSSMAEVDAAMAARPHSIDGKVVEPKRAVAREESGKPGAHVTVKKLFVCGIKEDTEEHHLRDYFEEYGKIYAVEIITDRQSGKKRGFGFVTFDDHDPVDKLVLQKYHPINGHNAKVKKALSRQEMQEVQSSRSGRGGNFGFGDSRGGGGNFGPGPGSNFRGGSDGYGSGRGFGVGYNGYGGGPGGGNFGGSPGYGGGRGRYGGGGPGYGNQGGGCRGGYDKYGGGNYGSGNYNDFGNYNQQPSNYGPMKSGHFGGSRNMGGPYGEGNYGPGGGNYGPGGGSGGYGGRRRY from the coding sequence atggagagagaagaggaacaaTTCCGTAAACTCTTTATTGGTAGCTTGAGCTTTGAAACTACAGAAGAAAGTTTGAGGAACTACTACAAGCAGTGGGGAAAACTTACAGATTGTGTGGTAATGAGGGATCCTGCAAGCAAAAGATCAAGAGGATTTGGTTTTGTAACTTTTTCATCCATGGCTGAGGTTGATGCCGCCATGGCTGCAAGACCTCATTCAATTGATGGGAAAGTGGTTGAGCCAAAACGTGCTGTTGCAAGAGAGGAATCTGGAAAGCCAGGGGCTCATGTCACTGTGAAGAAGCTGTTTGTATGTGGAATTAAAGAAGATACTGAGGAACATCATCTTAGAGATTACTTTGAGGAATATGGAAAAATTTATGCCGTTGAGATAATTACCGATAGGCAGTCTGGAAAGAAAAGAGGCTTTGGGTTTGTTACTTTTGATGACCATGATCCTGTGGATAAGCTTGTGTTGCAGAAATACCATCCTATCAATGGTCATAATGCAAAAGTAAAGAAGGCTTTATCTAGACAAGAAATGCAGGAAGTCCAAAGTTCTAGAAGTGGAAGAGGAGGCAACTTTGGTTTTGGAGATTCTCGTGGTGGTGGTGGAAATTTTGGACCAGGACCAGGAAGTAACTTCAGAGGAGGATCTGATGGATATGGAAGTGGTCGTGGATTTGGAGTTGGCTATAATGGGTATGGAGGAGGACCTGGAGGTGGCAATTTTGGAGGTAGCCCTGGttatggaggaggaagaggaagatatgGTGGTGGAGGACCTGGATATGGCAACCAGGGTGGGGGCTGCAGAGGTGGTTATGACAAGTATGGAGGAGGAAATTATGGAAGTGGAAATTATAATGATTTTGGAAATTATAACCAGCAACCTTCTAACTATGGTCCAATGAAGAGTGGACACTTTGGTGGTAGCAGAAACATGGGAGGACCGTATGGTGAAGGAAACTATGGTCCAGGTGGAGGAAACTATGGTCCAGGTGGAGGAAGTGGGGGGTATGGAGGGAGAAGACGATATTGA